The window ATTTCCGGCGCCGCACCGGTTGTGTTCACCGCGGTAGCGGAGTCGCCCGACGCGCTGCCGTTCGACCAGATCCGCCAACTCGAGATTCCCACCTATGACGGCTCCGGTCAGGTGGTGCATCCCGACTACGCCGCGTCACCGGTGGGGACGGGAGCGCCGCATCACCTGGCGATCACCCCGTACCCGTTCGGCGACGCGCACCTGGAAAATCCGTCGCTGTTCGGCGGCGGGTCCCTCGATCACTGGCATCTCACAACGGGCAGCCCGAACCCGGTAGTGCGGCCCACTTTGGGCTATCTCTCCGATCCCGACCTGGTGTATCTGTCCGAGACCCACGAGCTGTGGCTCTACTATCGCCAGGTGACGACCGACAACATCGTGCAGCTGGTGCGGAGCACGGACGGCGTGACCTGGAGCGCACCGGCGGAGCTGGTCCGGGTGCCCAATCACGGGCTTATCTCCCCCACGGTAGTCCGCCGGTCGGCGGATGAGTGGTGGATGTGGTCGGTCAACGGCGGCCCCACCGGCTGCGGCGCGACGACGACCAGCGTTGAGCTCCGACGCTCGAGCGATGGGCTCCACTGGGGGACGCCTACGACGGTCGATCTGGCCCAGCCCGGTTATTGGGCTTGGCACATCGACGTGCAGTGGATCCCCAGCCGGGACGAGTTCTGGGCGGTGTACAACGGGAAGACCTCCGGCTCGTGCACCACGCCCGCCGTGTTCCTCGCGACTAGTCACGACGGGGTGACCTGGCAGGCGCTGCCACAGCCGGTGCTGGCCAAGGGGACCGTGTCGCAATTCGAGGACATCGTCTACCGGACGACGTTCGCCTACGAGCCGCTGACGGACGCGATCACCTTCTGGTACTCCGGGGCGCGTTACGACGGGCGGCAGTACGTGTGGAGCGCGGCGGTCGAGCGCAGGCGGCGGAGCGAGGTGTTTGCACCGGCGACGGTGACCATCGGCGCGCCGCTCCCCGCGGCCCCCGCACCGCTGGTGGAGTGGCCGTAGTAGATTTCTTCCCATGCCATCGCTTCCCGAACGATTCGCGGCCGATCCCCGCGCGGCGCCGGGCGTGCCGGATGCCGCGCTGATCGAGCGGGAGAGCCGGCTGGTGGGCGAGCTCATGCGCGAGCTCGGCCGGGTGATCGTGGGCCAGCGGGTGATGCTCGAGCGACTGCTCATCGGTCTCCTGGCCGATGGGCACGTGCTGCTGGAAGGCGTGCCGGGGCTCGCCAAGACGCTCTCGGTGCGGACCCTCGCAGCCAGCATCGCGGCCGGCTTCCATCGGATCCAGTTCACTCCCGACCTCCTGCCGGCCGACCTGATCGGCACCATGATCTACAATCAGCGAAGCGGCGACTTCACGGTGCAGCAGGGGCCGATCTTCACCAACCTGCTGCTGGCCGACGAGATCAACCGGGCGCCGGCCAAGGTGCAGAGCGCGCTGCTGGAGGCGATGCAGGAGAAGCAGGTGACGATCGGCGGGAAGACATTTCCGCTGCCCGAGCTCTTCCTCGTGCTCGCCACCCAGAATCCGATCGAGCACGAGGGCACCTACCCGCTTCCCGAAGCCCAGGTCGACCGCTTCATGTTCAAGCTGGTCGTCACCTACCCGGAGCGGCAGGAGGAGCGTGCCGTGCTCGACCGGATGACCGGTCCGACCGAGCCGACGGCCGAGCGCATGGTGGAGCCGGAGCGGATCCTGGGGGCGCGGCGGCTGGTGCAGACCATCTACGCCGACGAGCGGATCAAGGAGTACGTGCTGGACCTGGTGGCGGCGACCCGGCGGCCCGCCGAGGCGGGGCTCGGCGAGCTGGCCCCGCTGGTGGAGTTCGGGGCCTCGCCCCGGGCCGCCATCTTCCTGCTCCGCGCCGCCAAGGCGCACGCCTTCATCCGCGGCCGGGCCTACGTGACGCCGGACGACATCAAGGCCCTGGGCCTCGACGTGCTCCGTCACCGGATCATCCTGACGTACCGGGCGGATGCGGATGGCATCGGGGCGGACGCGCTGCTGCTCCGGATCTTCGAGGCGGTGCCGGTGCCATGACGCCGGAGGAGGTCACGCACGAGGTGCGGCGGATCGAGATCACCACCCGCCACCTGGTGCGAGACATCGTCGCCGGAGAGTATTCCAGCGCGTTCCGTGGCCGCGGCGTGGAGTTCTCGGAGGTGCGGGAGTACCAGCCGGGAGACGACGTCCGCACCATCGACTGGAACGTCACCGCCCGGCTCGGCGCCGCGTACGTGAAGCGTTATCTGGAGGAGCGGGAGCTCACGGTGATGTTCGCCGTGGACTTCAGCGCCTCGGGCGGGTTCGGCAGCCGGGTGCGCACCAAGGGCGAGCTCGCGGCCGAAGTCTGCGCGGTGCTGGCGCTGGCCGCGGCGCGCAACAACGACCGGGTGGGCGCCCTCCTGTTCACCGACCGGGTGGAGCACCATGTTCCGCCGCGGAAGGGCCGACGCCACGTGTTGCGGGTCATCAGCGACATCCTCTCCTTCCAGCCGTCCGGCCGGGGCACCGACCTGGCCGCGGCCCTCGACGAGCTGGAGCCGACGCTGCGTCGGCGGGCAGTCATCTTCCTCCTCTCTGACTTCATCGCCGCGGACTACGAGGGCACCCTCGCACGCCTGGCGCGGCGCCACGACCTGGTGGCCCTGCAGCTGGTGGATCCCCGGGAACGGGAGCTGCCCGATGCCGGCGTGGTGACGCTGTGGGATCCCGAGCGGGGTGGCTGGCGGCGAGTGGATACGAGCGACCTGTCGGTGCGTGAGGGGTTCCGCCGCCGGGCACTCGACTTCGACCGCTCGCTCGAGCGGGGGCTCCGCGAGCGGGGCGCGGATCTGCTGCGTCTGGAGACGGGGCGGTCGTACGCGGAGCCGCTGCTGGCGTTCTTCCGCCGGCGGGAGCGGATGCTGTGGCGGTGAAGCGGGGAGGAGTGCGCGCCGCGACTCTCCGGGACCGGCGGAGAAGATCCCTCGCGGAGCTTGCCCTGAGCCCAGCGAATGGGCTCCGGATGACAGCGCGAGCGCTCGGGATGACAGTTTCGCTCCTCGCTACCCTCCTCACTCAGCCCGCAGAGGCCCAGCGCACCGACCAGAAATGGGAGGTGGTGCCCGACACGGCGCGGGCAACGGTGGGCGACCCGGTGACGGTCCGCTTCCGGCTCCGGCTGGACGAGCGCGATCTCCTGTTCGACTCGCTGCCCCGCCCGGCCGATCCGCTGACTGACGAGGTGCGCCTGCTGTCGGTGGAGAAGCTGGTCCGGCGGCCCGACCGGATCTTCGTGGGGCAGGCGCGTCTCGTCTTCTTTCGCCCGGGACAGCAGGCGGTGCCGGTCTTCTCCTTGCCGTTCATGCGGGCGGTGAAGGGGATCGAGCACGGAACGGTGCTGAGCGACAGCGCGTTCGTGGAGATCGCGCCGGTGCTCGACGCCGGGAACCCCTCGCTGCGCGATATCCGGGAACTGGCCCCCGCGCCAGGGCTCGGGCCATTCTGGTTGGGCATCGCGCTGGCGCTGATGGCGGCCGCGGCCTGGCTCGTACGCCGCGGACGGTCGCGCGCGGTGCCGGCCGCCATTGTTCCTGCGGAGCCGGCACCCACGCCCGAGCCCGATCCCTTCGCCATCGCAAGGGACCGGCTGGGGGAGATCGAACGGGCGGACTGGCCGGCCCAGGGAGAAGTGGCGCGCCATTACCAGGCGGTCACCGACGCCTTGCGGGACTATCTCGAGGCCGCGGAGTCGCTGCCGGCACGAGAGCGCACCACGTCCGAGCTGCTCTGGGCCCTGCCGCCGCACCTGGTGGAGCGCGGCCTTCGCCGCCGCTGCGAGGAGACGCTGGACGAGGCGGACCTGGTGAAGTTCGCCCGCGTCCGGCCCGGTCCCGCTGACTCGGCGGCCTTCCTGAAACGCGCGCGCGACCTGCTCACCCGCTGGCATGCTGCCGCGCCGCGGGCGGAGGAGCTCGATGCGGTTCGCTGATCCGGGGTTCCTCCTGCTCCTGGCGTTTCCGTTGGGATACGCCGCGTGGCGATGGCTCCGGCGCCGACAGCCGCCGCCCGAGCGGATCGGGTTCCCGGGGCTACTGTTCCTGGGCGAGGCGCCAACGGGACTGCGGGCTCGGCTGCACCAGCTCCCGCCGGCGCTCCGTCTCGGCGGACTCGCATTCCTGATCCTGGCGCTGGCCCGGCCGCAGCTCCCCCACGAGATCCGCCAGATCCACAGCCGAGCCCGGAACATCATGCTCGCGCTCGACATCTCGAGCAGCATGAAGGCGAGCGACTTCAAACCCGGCAATCGGCTTCAGGTGGCCCGTCGGGTGTTGAGCGAGTTCGTGGCCCAGCGCGAGGGCGACCTGCTCGGGCTGGTGATCTTCGCGGGCCGGTCCTTTCTCCAGGCGCCACTCACTCCCGACATCGATCTCCTGGGAAAGACGCTCACCCGGGTCGACATCGGCATGCTGCCGGACGGCACCGCGATCGGAACCGCGCTGGCCACCTGCCTCAACCAGCTCAAGGATCTGCCGCCCAAGGCGAGCGTCATCGTGCTCATCACCGACGGCGCCAACAACACCGGCCAGCCATCGCCCTACGTGGCGGCGGAGGCGGCCCGCGCCATCGGCGTCCGGATCCACACCATCGGCGTGAGCGCCGCCGACACGACCGGTCCCGATAAGCAGTTCATCTGGCGCTGGGGCCGCACGCCCGACCGGCTCACCAGCGCCGACGAGACGGTGCTCCGGCGGATCGCCGACCGGAGCGGGGGCGAGTACTTCCGGGCCACCGACCCGGAGGCATTGACCCGGATTCTTGCCCGGATCGATCCGCTGGAGCGGAACGACGTCCGGATCAGCGAGACGCGGGATTATCGCGAGCTCTACCCTTGGGTGCTGCTGCCCGCGCTGCTGCTCCTCGCGGCCGATCTCCTGCTCGGTGCCACCCGGCTCCGTGGCTTGCCATGAGGAGGCGATGAGCTTCGCTGCCCCGCTCGGACTGCTGCTGCTGGCGCTGCTGCTGCCCGCGGCGGGGTGGCTCGCGCGTCGGCGAGAGCGGCAGCGCCGGGCGGCGCTCCGGAGCTTCGGCGATCCGGCGCTGCTCCGGCGCGGCTCGGTCATAGCGGACGACCGCGTGATGGCGATCCGCGCCGGGCTCCAGGTCGCGGCCCTCGGGTTCGGTCTCCTGGCGCTGGCCCGCCCGCAGCTCGGCGAGAAGCGCGCGGAGCTGGCCCGGCAGGGACGAGACGTGCTGCTGATGCTCGACCTCTCGCGCTCGATGACGGTGCAGGATGTGTCCCCCTCCCGGTTGGCCGTGGCCAAGCGCGCGGCGTGGGAAACGATCTCCGCGAACTCGGGCGACCGGGTCGGCTTCCTGGTCTTCGGCGGGAGCGCGTTCCTCCAGCTGCCGCTCACCTCGGATCAGGCCACGCTGCGGCTCTTCCTCGACGCCGCTACGCCCGATGATCTGGGTGACCCGGCCACCGATATCCCCACCGCACTCAGCACGGCGGCAAAGGTGTTCGAGCACGAGGGCGAGCGGGGACACCGGGCCGCGCTGATCGTTTCCGACGGCGAGAGCGGCGAGGGCGATCTGGACGGCGCCCTGGCGGCCCTCCGAAAGGCGGAGATCCCGGTGTTCGCGCTCGCGGTCGGGACCCGAGCGGGCGGACCTGTGCCGGCGGACAGCTCCGAGGCGCCGGAGCGATTCCACCGGGACCACATCGGGCGCATCGCGGTCTCCAGGATGGAAGAGGGCGAGCTCCGTCGCGTGGCGGAGGCCACCGGCGGCGTCTTCGCCCGCTGGGATCAGCCGGCGCAGCGGCGCCACCTCACCGCCGTGCTGGGGAAGCTCGAATCGCGCACGTTGGCCGCCCGGCAGTCGCGGGAGCGAGCGGACCGCTTTCAGTGGCCGCTCGCGTTGGCGGTGCTGGCACTGCTGGCGGAGCTGGGGCTCCGGGTGCGGGTGGCTCGCCCGCCGACCGCGTCCGTGGTCAGGCGCGCGGTGGTGGCGGCGGCGCTGCTGCTGTCGCTCGGGACCGCCGGCTGCGGGCGCGGATTCCTGGAGAGCCGCCGGGGAGAGCAGCGCTACGAGGCGGGCGATTTCGCGGCAGCGGCGACAGCGTTCGACCAGGCACTCGCGGCCGACACTACGCCGGCCCGGGCGTATAACTCGGGGAACGCGCTGTACCGGCTGCGGCGATACGAGGATGCCGCCAGACGCTACCGGTTGGCGGCCGAATCCGCGGAGCTCCGGCAGCGGAGCATGTATAACCTCGGCAACGCGCTGGTACGGGCCGCAGAGGAAGCGCCCAGCCATCCCGAGCCGCTGCACGAGGCGATCACGGCATACGAGGAGGCCCTGCGGCTCGATCCCGGAGACGTGGCCGCGAAGTGGAACCTGGAGCTTGCGGTCAGGCGGCTGTCAGACGATCGGACGTCGGGCGGCTCACCCGGACGCGGCCGCAACGCAGACTATGGGCGAGGCAACATGAACAATCCGGGATACGAGGGGAACCCCGAAGCCGCCGTGGGCGCGATGGCCGGCGGCGGCTTTGGCGCGGGCGAGGGCGAGACGGTGAAGGAGCTGGACCTCGACCAGGCGCGTCGGCTGCTGGAGACGGTGCAGCGGCAGCAGCTCACCAGTCACGAAGGGCGGCCACCGAAGTCGGGAGCGACCGGCGACCGGGACTGGTGAGGCGCGTCTCCTGGCCGCCATGCCGACCGTTCGGCGTCGGTGTACTCCGGAGCGACCCGCCGGCCCTCCTCCGCGGACCGCATGCCGGCCTCGATGATCGCCATTACCGTGGCTGCCTGCCCCGGGGTGACCGGAGGCTCTGCTTCGCCTCGAAGCGCGTCCCGGAGCGCCAGATAATATCCCAGATAATTCCCTGCCGGCGCGGCGACCTCCGCGGGCGACGCCGCTTCGCCGGCGATGAGCAGGAGCGGATCGGGGTCGCTGCCCCAGCCCGGCGAGCCGGGCGTCCGCCCGGAAACGAGCTGCTTCTCCTGCGGGTCGCCCCGGCGCTTGAGGAGGCTGCCGCTGGTACCGCGCACGAGGAAGCGCCTGCCCGAGTCCGCCGCCAACATGCTGGACGTCAGGATGACCCGCTTCCTTCCGTAGCCGAGGATGGCCTCGAACCAGTCGACGGCCGCTCCGCCGCTGCGCTGGATTTGCAGATCGGCCAGGACCGTCTCGGGGGGACCGAACAGGACGAGCGCCTGATCGATGAGGTGCGGGCCGAGATCGTACCAGATGCCCGCCCCGGGACCGGCACGCTCTCTCCAGCGATCGCGAATCTGCGGGCGGTAGCGGCTCATCTCCGATCTGAGCTCCAGGATCTCGCCGATCCGCCCCGCCAATAGCTCCCGGGCGACGCCCAGAAAGTCGCTGTCCCAGCGACGATTCTGAAAGACGGAGAGGACCCGCCCGGCCGCGCCCGCGATGGCGGCGAGCGCACGAGCCTCCGCCAGCGTGATGGTGAACGGCTTGTCCACCACCACGTGCTTGCCCGCGCGCAACGCCGTCTCGGCGAGCGGCGCATGGGTGTCGTTGGGCGTGGCGATCACGACCAGATCGATGTCGGGATGCCGTGCCGCCGCGAGCGGATCGGGAATGACATCGACGCCGGGGTAAGCCGATCCCACGCGGCTCCCCTGACGCGAGCCGATTGCCGCCAGAGCTAGGCCCGGTGTCGCCGCGATCAGCGGTGCGTGGAACACCCGGCCCGCGTACCCGAAGCCGATGAGTGCCACACGAGTGTCGGCCTCAGGTGGGACCATTCTCCTCGCCTATCTGCGGTTCTCGACGGCGGTGCCGCCTGCGGGCTTCTCCCGACCGAGCTCGGCGAGGACCGCTTCGATTTCGGGACGGACGAACGCGCCCGCCCGGGTGACGGCGAACACCTGGTTGACACAGCACCGGCCCCGGATGGGGCGAACCAGGCGGACCTCGCGCCGGCTCAGGGCGGCGCGAACCGAGTCCAGTGGCACCACCGAGGCTCCGCTTCCCAGCGCGACGGTCGCGACCACCTCCTCCAGCTCGTCGAAATGGTGCACGCTGCTGGTGCGGGCTGGCTGGGCCCCGAAGTGCGCGTCGAACCAGCGGCCGAATACATAATCTCCCTCCAGGTAGGTCACGAAGGGCACCGTCTCGTAGGTCTCGAGCCGGCCGAGTGTGCGCTGCGCCAGGCGGCCGCGCAACAGCGCCGGCGCGGCGATCAGCACCAGCTCCTCGTCCCCTGAGCGCCCGGAAGCTCAGGTGGTTCGACACCTTGGGCAGATAGACGACGCCGAGGTCGACCTCACCGTCTTCGACCATGCGGAGCACCTCGGCAGCGGTTCGGAAACGGAGGTCGAGCCGGGCCGGGGGTGCCTCGCCCCGAACCAGCGCGCTGAGCGCGGGGAAGAGGACATAGCGGCCGAACCCGCTGACCGCGGCGATTCGAAGCGGCTCCGCGCGGCCGGGGCTCCGCGGGCCAGCTCGACGGCGAGCTGGGCGTATTCCGGGAAGTAGCGGCCACAGAACTCCAGCAGGCGCCGGCCGGCCGGAGTCAGGACCGCACGGCGGAGCCCGGACGCGCGCTGGCCGGTACCGCGGCGCTGGTGCGCGCCGAGGTGTGGCGCTTCCGACCCGATCTCAGCATCTGCCGTCAGGCGGCAGCGCAGTGCTATCGAACCGTGATGGGATCGAGCCGTGGCTCGGGGAGGTAGAGGCAACCGCGGGGGCAACGTCAGCTCCCCCACCTTGCGCCCCGCCCGCCAATTACGTATCCTGACTTCGACAACTGAATCTCGTGGTCATTTGCGGCCTATTGCAGCCACGTAAAACAAATGCTAAAAAGCCTCGCGTCCCGAGTGTCTTTTTGGCATCGGGCGCTTCGTCTTTTCGGGCCCGT of the Gemmatimonadales bacterium genome contains:
- a CDS encoding AAA family ATPase → MPSLPERFAADPRAAPGVPDAALIERESRLVGELMRELGRVIVGQRVMLERLLIGLLADGHVLLEGVPGLAKTLSVRTLAASIAAGFHRIQFTPDLLPADLIGTMIYNQRSGDFTVQQGPIFTNLLLADEINRAPAKVQSALLEAMQEKQVTIGGKTFPLPELFLVLATQNPIEHEGTYPLPEAQVDRFMFKLVVTYPERQEERAVLDRMTGPTEPTAERMVEPERILGARRLVQTIYADERIKEYVLDLVAATRRPAEAGLGELAPLVEFGASPRAAIFLLRAAKAHAFIRGRAYVTPDDIKALGLDVLRHRIILTYRADADGIGADALLLRIFEAVPVP
- a CDS encoding VWA domain-containing protein, whose product is MRFADPGFLLLLAFPLGYAAWRWLRRRQPPPERIGFPGLLFLGEAPTGLRARLHQLPPALRLGGLAFLILALARPQLPHEIRQIHSRARNIMLALDISSSMKASDFKPGNRLQVARRVLSEFVAQREGDLLGLVIFAGRSFLQAPLTPDIDLLGKTLTRVDIGMLPDGTAIGTALATCLNQLKDLPPKASVIVLITDGANNTGQPSPYVAAEAARAIGVRIHTIGVSAADTTGPDKQFIWRWGRTPDRLTSADETVLRRIADRSGGEYFRATDPEALTRILARIDPLERNDVRISETRDYRELYPWVLLPALLLLAADLLLGATRLRGLP
- a CDS encoding LysR substrate-binding domain-containing protein, translated to MVLIAAPALLRGRLAQRTLGRLETYETVPFVTYLEGDYVFGRWFDAHFGAQPARTSSVHHFDELEEVVATVALGSGASVVPLDSVRAALSRREVRLVRPIRGRCCVNQVFAVTRAGAFVRPEIEAVLAELGREKPAGGTAVENRR
- a CDS encoding VWA domain-containing protein; this translates as MSFAAPLGLLLLALLLPAAGWLARRRERQRRAALRSFGDPALLRRGSVIADDRVMAIRAGLQVAALGFGLLALARPQLGEKRAELARQGRDVLLMLDLSRSMTVQDVSPSRLAVAKRAAWETISANSGDRVGFLVFGGSAFLQLPLTSDQATLRLFLDAATPDDLGDPATDIPTALSTAAKVFEHEGERGHRAALIVSDGESGEGDLDGALAALRKAEIPVFALAVGTRAGGPVPADSSEAPERFHRDHIGRIAVSRMEEGELRRVAEATGGVFARWDQPAQRRHLTAVLGKLESRTLAARQSRERADRFQWPLALAVLALLAELGLRVRVARPPTASVVRRAVVAAALLLSLGTAGCGRGFLESRRGEQRYEAGDFAAAATAFDQALAADTTPARAYNSGNALYRLRRYEDAARRYRLAAESAELRQRSMYNLGNALVRAAEEAPSHPEPLHEAITAYEEALRLDPGDVAAKWNLELAVRRLSDDRTSGGSPGRGRNADYGRGNMNNPGYEGNPEAAVGAMAGGGFGAGEGETVKELDLDQARRLLETVQRQQLTSHEGRPPKSGATGDRDW
- a CDS encoding oxidoreductase, with amino-acid sequence MVPPEADTRVALIGFGYAGRVFHAPLIAATPGLALAAIGSRQGSRVGSAYPGVDVIPDPLAAARHPDIDLVVIATPNDTHAPLAETALRAGKHVVVDKPFTITLAEARALAAIAGAAGRVLSVFQNRRWDSDFLGVARELLAGRIGEILELRSEMSRYRPQIRDRWRERAGPGAGIWYDLGPHLIDQALVLFGPPETVLADLQIQRSGGAAVDWFEAILGYGRKRVILTSSMLAADSGRRFLVRGTSGSLLKRRGDPQEKQLVSGRTPGSPGWGSDPDPLLLIAGEAASPAEVAAPAGNYLGYYLALRDALRGEAEPPVTPGQAATVMAIIEAGMRSAEEGRRVAPEYTDAERSAWRPGDAPHQSRSPVAPDFGGRPS
- a CDS encoding Ig-like domain-containing protein, whose product is MSFSLFFRTPARIAPLLWLASSVACRDAGNVEPPQSAEVRVADGNGQVAFAGHALPAPLVVKVVDAAGEPMPGVTVSWRADAGTVSPESSITDAEGQARSTWTLGLMAGTVTAVARISGAAPVVFTAVAESPDALPFDQIRQLEIPTYDGSGQVVHPDYAASPVGTGAPHHLAITPYPFGDAHLENPSLFGGGSLDHWHLTTGSPNPVVRPTLGYLSDPDLVYLSETHELWLYYRQVTTDNIVQLVRSTDGVTWSAPAELVRVPNHGLISPTVVRRSADEWWMWSVNGGPTGCGATTTSVELRRSSDGLHWGTPTTVDLAQPGYWAWHIDVQWIPSRDEFWAVYNGKTSGSCTTPAVFLATSHDGVTWQALPQPVLAKGTVSQFEDIVYRTTFAYEPLTDAITFWYSGARYDGRQYVWSAAVERRRRSEVFAPATVTIGAPLPAAPAPLVEWP
- a CDS encoding DUF58 domain-containing protein, yielding MTPEEVTHEVRRIEITTRHLVRDIVAGEYSSAFRGRGVEFSEVREYQPGDDVRTIDWNVTARLGAAYVKRYLEERELTVMFAVDFSASGGFGSRVRTKGELAAEVCAVLALAAARNNDRVGALLFTDRVEHHVPPRKGRRHVLRVISDILSFQPSGRGTDLAAALDELEPTLRRRAVIFLLSDFIAADYEGTLARLARRHDLVALQLVDPRERELPDAGVVTLWDPERGGWRRVDTSDLSVREGFRRRALDFDRSLERGLRERGADLLRLETGRSYAEPLLAFFRRRERMLWR